GTATGAGAACTGAAGTTCagacccccagcacccacaggaatAGCAATAGATGTGGTGGCCATCTGTAATTCAAACTCTTAGAAGGCAAAGGCATGGTATCCTCAGAGCAAGCTTGGGCAGGATTCTAATTTAGTGGGGTACTTGACCtaagcaaataaaatagaaagtgaTTGAGGAGGACAGCAAATATCAGCTTTGAACCTCCTTTGAACCTCCATATGTgggtgcatacacatgtgtacccatgcacatgtgagcatgcatacatactcatacacacacaaatatatgaaaaataaataaataagaaaatacagaaagaataaaatagaagtcaCCCTTAGACTCACTATTTACAGAAATCACATGGAcagttaatatataattattaaaatgctTTTGTGCATGATATATATTTGTAAAGAACAGAATTGTTTTATACTTAAGATTCTATAATTTTGCCAATGTAGGTGAACTCAATAATACAAGTGACTCTCTTTCCATTATGTTAAATGTAGATCATTGCCATCATTTTTGTGACTGCATATTATTTCTTTCAGTAGATGAGGTGAAATGTATTTAATTATGCATTACTAGGTGATTACATTGAATTTGATTGTTCTAATATTCTGGGCTGCATGGTATGCTGGGATTTGCTTCCTGTGTGTTCATCTCATCTATGCACTCTCTTTCAATTGCTAAACAAAAACCCATGATAAGGGTCCCAGAGTCAAAGGATATGAACTCTAGAAATACAGAAACCCATGAAGAAACTCTAGAATACTTAAAAACATTTGGCTAGAGACAGAAAgtttttgattacttctgttcTGCAAGATCCCATttcttttgggttgtttgttgAATATGGGTCTCACTACACATCCCTGGTTGGCCAGGAACTAGCTATGTATCCCAGACTGTTCCAAACTTGCAGTGCTTCCCCTGCTTCTGCcaccagtgctgagattacagcagtGTACTACAACTGACATCCTTTGGATTTTATACATAAAGATTCCGAGGACTCCCCTCACTTGAAtgttagtgtttttttttaaatcctgaatGTGGTAAGAGATTAAAGTGAACTCAGAGCTATGAAACCATCTGCGATTTGAATGCTGTGTTTCCCTCATACTTGAGCCCTGATTGCAATGTTTGGTCTCCACATGGTGCTGCTATTTGGGAACTTTCAAAAGTGGAGCCTAGTTTGAAGGTATAGATCACTGACATTGGGTCTTTGAGGGATTATCACCCTTGACTTGTTCCCATTtcactctctctacttcctgtccACCAAGACAGAAACTGCTCCTTGCCTTCCCTGCCGTGATGGACTGatgacctctgaaactgtaagctagaaTAAATCTATCCtccctccaaaaacaaacaaaaacacccaacaAAACATTTGGCTATATTGACACTCAGAAAAGATTGAACAAGCTGATATTTCTAATaattgataattttttatttatttaaatgcaaatattataACCCATTGCTTCATTAATTGAAATTATCCACTAGTaaaattgaatataatattttaagaatagtagtagaaaatatttttatatgaaaaatatataagatgctcatctttatttttatgaacTTGGCAGTGCTTGAACCTTCTTAATGGGACTATTGAGTCACATGTTAAAGGCAAATGGGCACCTCTCATGCCAATGAGGTCAACTACATTTCAGGTAGCATGTGTTCTTCGGGAGTTCTTGTGAAAAGGAGGCGGTCACACAGGAAATATCCAGGGAATTAAAATCTGAAGTGAAGATCACAGATGAGGATGACTCTCTAGAGAAGATTGGAAAAAAGGCCACAGACAGTGCAAaggattttaaaactttattattattctgtttgtgttcacatgagcacacacagaaaGTCAGGAGACAGCCTTCTGGAGTTAGTTTTTTCCTTTCAGCTTCATTTGGGTCCCAGTGAACAAACACAAGCTATCAGGCTTGTGTAACAAAGGCTTTTATGCCCActgcccactgagtcatcttactggctctattccttttatttttgcttgttttgaaacagggtctcatcatatagccctggctgaagAGACATATTGTTAAGAAgactttttatagttttattgaaGATAAGAGGACTCTGTGCCAGAGTGCTACTGGGCAAACACCAGCAGTCGTGGTTCATGGTTAGATGCATAAGAGTGAAATGATTTCCCATATACTAAAAACAAGACCATAAAAACGCAACAGTATTAAGAGGGATGCTTGATGTTCTGTATAGAGATATGCGTGCTGATCAAGAAGAGCAGTCACTGAAGTATTTACTAAGGGGAATAGGGTAAGTGCAACATGTGAGCATTGGCTCCCACCCTGTTACCACTCTGTCATTTCCCTTGCCAACAGGTGATCTTGTTAAAACACTGATTCACTGGGTTGTTTAAAATGTCTACCCACTGTTCCTGCCCTCTAGAAActcataaagaaaattataatgaaatgGTTTAAATGCAACAATAGTATTTATCTGTTCATTATAAAACCTAGGGATTAAACACTCACTGAATCTAAGGACAATTTGAGCACTGGAAGCCAGGACTATCTGGCAATAGTAAAAAGTAAAGGCTTAAatctctcctccccactctctcttctatTATCATTTATCTATGTATATTTATCTATCATATGCCTAATCACATCTGTATATATCATCTACTtatctgttcattttatttattcattcacctgACTAATGCTTACTAGAATCTCAAATGTTCAGCACTATTCTATGtaaagaatacagaaagaaaacagtcatTAGAGGTATATACTTTCCCCTTGGAGGCTAGTATGGAAACTGTAAATACAGTGGAgtaacatatacacaaacactacTGAATATAGTAGCAACAATTCCAAGCATGCAAGTATTAGTTGTTGTGAAGGGTAGTTTCTTTAATGAGGTCTGAaagctacatttatctgtgggtataaagataaatatttagaatgctgTTAGGAGCCACTCTGGATTGGTAAAGTGGCGGGAAATAGGTTCTTCTCTAAGTCTGATGACTTCACTAGCGTTGGGTAGTTGGGTAGGTTTCAAGTACCAGGAAAGGTTTCCTTTCTATTGATAAGACTTTAGATAGCTATTGGTTACTGCCAAAAAATGAATACCATTATTGTATCATTAGGGATATCTTACCACATCCTTGTCATTATTGTGGTTTATAGGTATTGTGGTTGTGTAAAAccattggttctctccttcccttgGAATCTTCTGGTGTTATGAAAGTTCATTTCTTTTTGGTGGGGATTCAAAATGGCATCACAAATTTGTACAATAAACTGTGAGGtgagttgtgtgtatgtggtgtgtgttgctcattcatgtacacatgtgtgctcatgtgtgtgagtgcatatgtggaTACCGCAAGCAAATGGTTAATGTCAGGCGACTTCCTTGACTGTTCTCTATtttatgaggcagggtctctcactgagcctggaacttCCTGATTTGGCTAGTCCAGCTAGCCAAtatactgtctctgcctcctgaacactgACATTCAGTCAGGCTACCATATCATTTTAGCTTTTACCtggatgctggggattcaaaTTCGGGTTCTCATGCTTGTATAGTAAGTGCTTTATCTATGGAGTCATCTTTTAAGCCTTAAcagataattatattaaataatacagTTATGTATGCACTCCAGTAATTACATTTCAAGGCATTTTCCAGAGAGGATTAAAGACATAGGTCAGCATAAAGAattgcatatacatatttactaAAGCTGATTTGTGATGGCTAAAATctagaaataacccagatgttcATCAGTGGTAAAGAACCATATATTACATACAATAGGTAAAAAACTAAATTATTAAATTCATATAATAGAACAGCTTTTCAGTGAAGAAAGGATTTTAGCTCACTAGTATCTTTATCCatatttgttttctgcttttcataTACCATTGTGTGAAAATACTACACAAAATGTTCCAGAAACAACCAATTCATaagttttaaataacttttcttGCAGCATGTTGtagtaactattttattttattcttagttaTGATGGTTAATCTCAGTTATGAATTTAACTATTTCATAGATGTATATGGGGAATtaatgttgtatttatatatgtttggACTACACACAATGGCAGATAACTCCCggggcttttaaaatattttcttcataaataatGTGAACAACTGTACAGCCAACTCACAGAAATATCAAAAGGATTACACTtattaaaatcattaatttataaaaagacTTGATAGGCTCTGAGAAAAAGATCCAGTGGCTAAAGAGTCTGCCATAAAAGCGTGAGGACTTGAGATCAAATCCTTAAGAACCCACCTAAGTACTACTGGGTCCAGTAGCACTTGTTTGTAATTCTAGTGTTTCCATAacaagaagggaggcagagacaggaggatgtttGAAAGttcatgggccagctagcctagtgTACACAGCTGTAAACAAGAGGACTTGACTCAAATAAAGTAAAAGGCAAGGACTGACACTTGAAGtcgtcttctggtctccatgtgtaTACTGGAAATACCTGTACTTGCACACATGGAAACATGTGCACACTGCATGAATATATTTATGTCGTCATAGAAGGCAAACTCTAGAAACAGAAGCCAGATAAAATATTGCTGGGGGCTGTTGTATGGTAAGGGCATTAATCACTTGTGAGTCGTAAGGAATCATTGAAGCACTTTCCTTATTGGGGCAGTGCTAGATCTATTACTGTACATTCTATCAAACTCATAAACTGTATGATTAAGCTTACATAAAACATAAGCCAACTTTCCAAAATTGTACCTTAAGTATGTGAAAACTAAATGAGATCACTGCTGGGTCTCAGTGATCATCTGAAGTCTAAGCTGAGCTCAAACCATGGATCTACTTGGTAGACTCAGCAGGTCATCAAAGCTTTTAAGATcatatcctcctgtctccaacaTGTTGGCAATGGTGTCACAAATAGAATACTTGTTTAGGTGGTGGAGAGAAACCCTTGTGGACTGAGGttgctctcctctgtctcctttgaAATCCTTGGGGAATTATATTATTATAGGGTCTCTGGGTGCTGATTAGCTCCCAAATGGAGAGAACACCAAGACATATTCTCAGCTTTTTATAAGCTTTCTGAATACTGACAACCTTGGGTCAACTTAGTAGTTACTCAACTCTCTGTAAGAACCAGAACCACACCAGGTATTACAGCGAGGTAAGTGCCTTACAGTCCTCCACACCACCCCatcctattttctttccttctcaagtGAGAGGATATCCATGAACTTCAGATAGCCCTTTTTACTATCTATGTGTAAGAAAGCATCAGGTGATGATAGATTCAGGAAGTGGCAGTGATGATGAGCCTTTCCTCTCTGAGTAactgggagggaaaggaaaaaacatacatatacatatgtatctctgtgtgtatggcaGGGACCTTGAGAGTCAGCAGGAGTTGGGAGAAAAAGAGTAAAGTGTCTGTTCAGAACAAACTCTGATGTGTGTGATCTTGTAAGTTTTGTGAGCTTCACTTTTCTCAAAGATAGCCAATGGCTTTTGTAGAAAGGGGcataatggtggtggtgggatTGGTAAACGGGAGGGAGTGCCATACTGTCCTATAGTGACCCATTACCATAATAAAGACAAGCCCTTTATCTGGAGTTGTGAGCTTTGCGTGACTCAGCCTGTGCTGCTGGCCAAGCACTGGGATGATCAGGGTAACTGCCTGTAATGCCATAAGAGAGAAAACTCAACTGAAGACTAGGCCATGTAAGGAGAATTCCCTTGAAGACATGGACTGTAGCCACAGATTTAGTtccaagggattttttttctaatttgtggaGGGGACAGTActtttgacagaaaaaaaagtagaagttCAGTTATATATAGAGAGTGGCCCAGCATAAGCAAGGGTCCACAAGTAGAAACTCTCAAAGAAACCTCTCCAAACTACTTTCTGTAGTCACAACCAAAGGGCCTTGTATTTCTTGTTTCTGTTCATTCACCTTGGACTTATCATGATATGCAGTGAGTGGAAGCCAGTGAAATATCCCCCAGGACTTCAATTCCCCCTTTGTGTTTGAAAAGCTCCTGCTCTTCCTTCACACAGGCACATGCTAATCATGTGCCCCCATAAGACTTAGTATCAACTCAATTTTTTTTAGTTGCTCAGCATATGACCTAGGGGTCATCCTTTCACTTGTATCTCACAAGTCACACCCAATCTGTTAGCTCCACCACAAGCATGCTCCTTAACATTCAACCAATAATTATTAATGAAGATAAGTGGATGGGATCCTGACTTCTTAGAATAGTTGTACAGATGCTAATACTGAAAGTTTTAGAATCCCATTCCTCTTTTTATTGGACACAGAATCATCCAAAAAGCCTCAGTAGAACACATGCCAAAGTAACACAATGTAGATATTTGAGATTGGTGCTAGACAGTCCTTAGTTTGTGCTAGCTCTTGGGAGCCTTAGGACCCAAGGGTGTTTATAAACTCTTTGTAAGCATCAGTATCCTGAttacacagagacacagtagCTATTTCATAGAATTTAATGAAGTTAAATAAAAGAGCTATATACAGTACAtctaaatgttaatttttaaaaaagccaatcACAGCTCCAGTCTTTCACCTCCGTGTATTTCTGTACTTTGGTTCATTTCttgctcttctcctttctcaaacTCTTTATGCCTTTTTAAGTTCATGAAAACTATTTTATTACCTTTTTATCTTATGCTGCTATTATCCCTATGGTGTAGGGATAAAACCCATTTTAGAACCTCATATATTCAGGAGCCAGTGAGAGTTGTCAGTCAGTTGCTATAGACGAATACAAATGTAACAGGTATTGTAGAACCCCTTTCTCAGTATTCTCTGGTTTTCTCCATGAACCAGGACCAAAAAAGGTTGTTTGGTCAGTAGGAGCCTTCAGAAGACTGCAGGATACCTGCAAACTAGGCAGGTAATGATTTTAATTGGTACATACCATTACCAGCACCATGTAGATGTTGATTGCACGTTCACACGTGCCACTCTCCTTCACTATTTGGGAGATTTAACTCTTCCTCCCTTGCCCTCCAGGTCATAGCAGTGGCCTATGGAGCCAGGTACCTGGGGAAACAGGACAGCCGTCACGGAATTCATCCTTCTTGGCTTAACAGGAAATGTAAGACTGCAACCTAtcctttttgttgtctttttctttgcCTATATTATCACAGTTGGGGGTAACTTCAGCATTTTGGCTGCCATCTTTGTGGAACCCAAGCTCCACACTCCTATGTACTACTTCTTGGGGAATTTATCTCTGTTGGACATCGGATGCATCAGTGTCACTGTTCCTCCGATGCTGGTGTGTCTCCTGGTTCACGAGTGCAGAGTTCCCTATGCTGCCTGCATTTCACAGCTCTTTTTTTTCCACCTCCTGGCAGGTGTGGACTGTCATCTCTTGACagccatggcctatgaccgctaccTGGCCATCTGCCAACCCCTCACCTATAGCACCCGCATGAGCCGTGAAGTGCAGGGCACACTGGTGGGTATTTGCTGTACTGTCTCCTTCATTAATGCTCTGACTCACACAGTGGCTGTGTCTGTGCTGGACTTCTGTGGCCCTAATGTGGTCAACCACTTCTACTGTGACCTCCCACCCCTTTTCCAGCTCTCCTGCTCCAGCATCTACCTCAATGGGCAGCTGCTTTTTGTGGGAGCCACTTTCATGGGAGTAGTCCCCATGATACTGATCTCAGTGTCCTATGCCCATGTTGCAGCTGCAGTACTGAGGATCCGCTCcgcagaggggaggaagaaggcatTTTCCACATGTGGCTCCCACCTCACTGTGGTCTGTATCTTTTATGGAACTGGCTTCTTCAGTTACATGCGTCTGGGTTCTGTCTCAGCCTCAGATAAGGACAAGGGCATTGGGATTCTCAATACTATCCTCAGCCCTATGTTAAACCCACTCATCTATAGTCTCCGGAACCCAGATGTACAGGGTGCCCTGAAGAGGGTGCTGACAGGAAAGAGGCATACAGGGTGAGAACACAGGACAAGCCTATCAAAATCTCCTGCCATCTTTACATATGGCCTTGGCATTCTCATATTGGAAGCTCAAGTGCACAGTTGGAGGAATTCTTCAGAAGTGGGTCTAAGGATGGGAAGAAGTTAGTACTGGTCAGAGCAGATTACAGTTTGGACTAGGAGACCATTAGATAAAGACCATGTAAGTTATTGATAGAAATGATACTAaatacagaggaaagaaaattatagcATGAATCATGAACAGAAGATTAacttgtttgtgtatttttactGCTTAAATGAATTTTACTTAAGatggtaataaataaaaacaactgtcCGGTCTCCTTTATATATAATCTGTGTTTGtactaatgtattttttaaacaaatccaTGTTAAAAAGAAATAGGTAAAGGATGGTTGATGTCTGAGAAACAGTCAGACAATCCTGCCATCATATTCTTCAGAGCAACATTATTAGAATTATTATTAGAATTATTTCTTTCCAAACCACACTTGCTTCCTGACTAACTCATGAGCGAGACCAACACATCCTGTCAGTGTATGAGAATGTGCAAGAATGGAAGAAAAGGAATCTGAGGATATTTCCCAATCAAATGACTTTTAATCAAACTGTATTCACCACACTCTCCAACGCCAACTATCTAATGGGTTCTGCACTTGGCTTGAATCCTTTACACCCacacttaaaaatattgttattaagtctttgagaatttcacacaatgtatttagATCACATTCACCCCTGTCCCAACTCCTTCCATACTCAACCCTCTTTCCTAACCTTCCTATCCACCCAACGTTGAGTgttcttgttttattcttctctGCATCAAATTTAGTTTGTGTTGCTCAATTAGACTTGGGAGTGGCCCTGGAGTATGCTGGACCTACTAGGTCATTCCCACCAGTGATAAAATAGAGCCAACACTGTCTCTTTCAGAAACTATCAACTACCAATAGCACCTCTTCAGCTAGCGGGGAGATTTGTGTTCACCCCACCTCCACATCCAGTCTGGAAATTTGTATAACTTGAGCTTATGCAGATCCTGTTTATGCTGCCACAATTACTGTCAGTTCGTATGTGCAGCTGTCCTGCTGTGTATGGAAAACTGCCCACTGGAGCAATAGTGTCACAAAATAGTTGTGAGAGTAGCCAACCACTTTCTAATTAAATCTAATGCAGGCTATGTAAGTTGGACCACATTCTTAGTATTAAGTAGGTCAAGAAACTGGTTAGATAGGTTATAGACCCTAGGAGAGAACCTAGTACTATTATTCTACTAAGTGGACATAGTGCTAGAAggtagagagatgattcagtggctaagaagaacacttgctgttctatAGAGGATTCAGTTTCTATTCCCAGATTCAGTTTCTATTGACCCAGTTACTGTGGTCAATAACTATCTATTATTCCAGCTTCAGAGGACCTGAAACtcccttctggtctccatgggcactgtatgcatgtggcaTACAGATACATGTAGGTAGAACACCCCCTACACATATAAATGAACAAATCTTTAAATAGATACAGTATTCAGTGACTTCTAATGATTTATTGCTCTAACCATGAATTATTGCACATTGTAACCCTCATTTGGGAAGCTGCTTTTTGTAGCAGACAGCAAATAATCTGCCTGTACCTTTGTATTCTTGCAGATATCTGTTTTCACAGACTGTCTTGAGCTGTCTCATCAGGGCTTTTGCAATAGCCCCTGAGACTTGTGCTACCTAACACTGGTTCACTGTTGGAAGAGAGCAAAAAAGGCTATAATaagtacagaatttttttttttcgagacagggtttctctgtatagccttggctgtcctggaactcactctgtcgaccaggctggcctcgaactcagaaatctgcctgcctctgcctcccaagtgctgggattaaaggcgtgcgccaccactgcctggcccaagtACAGACATTATTAACATGCCATCTTGCTGTGCTATATTCCCCATCTTATTTTATTCTCCAAAGGCTCCTGATTTCTTCCTGTCATTTAAAATCTAGACCTTTGTATGATGTGCAAGATCTCCTCTCTTCAATGCCACTACACCCAGTCTTCATCTCTCAACCACAATCCCCCAGAAGTAACTCTTCTGATCCTTTTGCTTGTAGAATGGCTCACATAGAAATATAACATGTTaataatttctgtatttattgcagattttttctctctccaagaaAATGATATGGTTCTGAAGGTTAGAATCTAAATCTTACATCATAGTGTGTCCTCCAAACATCCAGAAGAACGCTGGGAGATAGTTGAAATTCATGCAGTTTGCAGGTTAACTGACATTGGGAAGAAGTATGACTTATGAAAAGaaatttgatgttttttttttttttttacctaggaTGTCTGTGAAACCAAAACAACTTGATGTTTTCAAAGTACCTTAATGGGCCCAATAGTAGGGAAAACTAAAGACATAAAGGGATTACaatttgtattacatttatttatttataggtatgtgcatgtgttcacatgtgctaTGATTCATGTGTGGAGTTAGAAGATAACTTGTGAaacttgtttctctccttctaccatgtgggttccatggacagaactcaggtcttcaggttggAGGAAAGTGAGTTTACCAACTGCAtcacctttaaaaattattttaaattttatatacatatctgtgtttacattccttttcttctttcctccaatCAAGCCCTCTGTGTTGTGTCCCCTTGCTCTGCTCTCTTTCAATTTTATGACTTATATTTCTCTAGCTATTACTGttatatgcataaacatatatgaataaatacataaatacatctttCTGAGTCCATTagtgttgcatatatatatatatatatatacacacacacacatatggctaACCAGTTGGTATTGGATAGTCAACCAGAGGCTCATCTCTGGGAAAAATGGATTCTCTCTCTCAGCAGGCATTAATTGCCTGTAGATCCTCATTTAGGTGTGGGGCTTTG
The nucleotide sequence above comes from Arvicanthis niloticus isolate mArvNil1 chromosome 6, mArvNil1.pat.X, whole genome shotgun sequence. Encoded proteins:
- the LOC117710270 gene encoding olfactory receptor 3A10, with translation MEPGTWGNRTAVTEFILLGLTGNVRLQPILFVVFFFAYIITVGGNFSILAAIFVEPKLHTPMYYFLGNLSLLDIGCISVTVPPMLVCLLVHECRVPYAACISQLFFFHLLAGVDCHLLTAMAYDRYLAICQPLTYSTRMSREVQGTLVGICCTVSFINALTHTVAVSVLDFCGPNVVNHFYCDLPPLFQLSCSSIYLNGQLLFVGATFMGVVPMILISVSYAHVAAAVLRIRSAEGRKKAFSTCGSHLTVVCIFYGTGFFSYMRLGSVSASDKDKGIGILNTILSPMLNPLIYSLRNPDVQGALKRVLTGKRHTG